From the Chloroflexus aurantiacus J-10-fl genome, one window contains:
- a CDS encoding LacI family DNA-binding transcriptional regulator, with protein sequence MATIKDVARRAQVSTATVSYVLNGTGVISEPTRARVLAAVAELGYQPNHSARALRTRSHTIGIVAPGIAGRLADPATAELLAGLSEAATTAGYCLLIASPTPAESEDELALRLARSGRVDGLVIFDLRRNDERPARLAAAGVPTIAIGAPTPGLSCPVAGFDLRAGAEQAVNHLARLGHRRIALITAASDLSVSEHFYTGYRAALHAHGLRREAALVIEAGSSEDDGVNAMQELLAMRTPPTAVLAASDTLAFGAMHAIRDAGLTVGKDVSVVGCDDLPLAAHTYPPLTTLHAPHRELGTVLARHLIGLVERRNVPDVTLLPLRLIVRHSTAAPVRAAG encoded by the coding sequence GTGGCTACGATCAAAGATGTTGCGCGCCGGGCACAGGTATCAACCGCAACCGTCTCCTATGTCCTCAACGGGACCGGTGTGATCAGTGAACCAACCCGGGCGCGCGTCTTGGCTGCGGTCGCCGAGCTGGGGTATCAGCCCAACCACAGCGCGCGTGCCCTGCGCACCCGCTCGCACACCATCGGCATTGTCGCTCCCGGCATTGCCGGTCGTCTGGCCGACCCGGCGACCGCCGAACTCCTGGCCGGTTTGAGCGAGGCAGCTACCACCGCCGGTTATTGCCTGTTGATCGCATCCCCCACTCCTGCCGAATCCGAAGACGAACTGGCGTTGCGGCTGGCCCGTAGTGGTCGGGTTGATGGTCTGGTCATCTTCGATCTCCGTCGCAACGACGAGCGACCGGCGCGTCTGGCGGCTGCCGGCGTTCCCACCATTGCCATCGGCGCGCCGACCCCCGGTCTTTCCTGCCCGGTTGCCGGTTTTGATCTCCGTGCCGGCGCTGAACAGGCCGTCAATCACCTGGCGCGGCTCGGTCATCGTCGCATTGCCCTCATCACTGCCGCCTCTGATCTCAGTGTGAGCGAACATTTCTACACTGGCTATCGGGCAGCACTCCATGCCCATGGCCTCCGCCGTGAAGCGGCGCTGGTGATCGAAGCCGGAAGCAGTGAAGACGATGGCGTCAATGCGATGCAGGAGCTGCTGGCAATGCGGACACCACCGACAGCAGTGCTGGCGGCGTCTGATACGCTCGCCTTTGGAGCCATGCACGCCATCCGCGATGCCGGTTTGACGGTGGGGAAGGATGTTTCGGTTGTTGGTTGTGATGATTTACCCCTGGCCGCCCACACCTATCCGCCGCTTACCACGCTCCACGCTCCACATCGCGAGCTTGGTACGGTGCTTGCCCGGCATCTGATCGGGCTGGTTGAACGGCGCAACGTGCCGGATGTAACCCTCCTGCCGTTACGCCTGATCGTTCGTCACTCCACCGCTGCGCCGGTGCGTGCAGCCGGTTGA
- a CDS encoding ABC transporter ATP-binding protein: MASIKYDHVWKRFGEVTVLKNLDLDIADGEFLVLVGPSGCGKSTALRCLAGLEEITEGRIFIGDRDVTDVPPKDRDIAMVFQSYALYPHMSVYDNMAFGLKLRRVPKAEIDRRVKEAAEMLSIGHLLDRKPKALSGGQRQRVALGRAIVRDPAVFLMDEPLSNLDAKLRVQTRAEISKLHQRLKTTFIYVTHDQTEAMTMGSRIAVMRDGILQQLDTPQNLYDHPANMFVAGFIGSPAMNFFEARLERTDGGVSVVVGKDFVLPVPASKLDHVSSHIGKNVYFGIRPEDLHDAHFVPRGVDERAKVHAAVNVVEPMGAEIYAYVENSGKEFIGRFDPRSNARTGHTIEVVFDMEKMHIFDRETEKALT, from the coding sequence ATGGCCTCGATTAAGTATGACCACGTCTGGAAGCGCTTCGGCGAAGTAACCGTGCTCAAGAATCTCGACCTTGACATTGCCGACGGTGAATTTCTGGTGCTGGTGGGTCCTTCGGGCTGCGGAAAGTCAACCGCTCTCCGCTGTCTGGCCGGTCTGGAAGAGATCACCGAGGGCCGCATCTTCATCGGTGACCGTGATGTGACCGACGTTCCACCCAAGGATCGCGACATCGCGATGGTCTTCCAGTCGTATGCGCTCTACCCCCACATGAGCGTCTACGACAACATGGCCTTCGGTCTCAAACTCCGTCGCGTTCCCAAAGCCGAAATCGACCGCCGGGTAAAGGAAGCGGCAGAGATGCTGAGCATCGGCCACCTCCTCGACCGCAAACCCAAAGCGCTTTCGGGTGGTCAGCGCCAGCGTGTTGCGTTGGGCCGCGCCATCGTCCGCGATCCCGCCGTCTTCTTAATGGACGAGCCACTCTCCAACCTTGACGCCAAGCTGCGCGTGCAGACCCGCGCCGAGATCAGCAAGCTCCACCAGCGCCTCAAGACCACCTTCATCTACGTGACCCACGACCAGACCGAGGCGATGACCATGGGGTCACGGATTGCCGTCATGCGTGATGGTATCTTGCAGCAACTCGACACACCCCAGAACCTCTACGACCACCCGGCCAACATGTTTGTGGCCGGCTTCATTGGCAGCCCGGCGATGAACTTCTTCGAGGCGCGCCTGGAGCGCACCGATGGCGGCGTGAGTGTGGTCGTCGGCAAAGATTTCGTCTTGCCGGTGCCGGCAAGCAAGCTCGATCACGTCAGCAGCCACATCGGCAAGAACGTCTACTTCGGCATCCGCCCCGAAGACCTGCACGATGCGCATTTCGTGCCCCGTGGTGTTGACGAACGGGCGAAGGTTCACGCAGCGGTTAACGTGGTTGAGCCGATGGGAGCAGAAATCTACGCCTACGTCGAGAACAGCGGCAAAGAGTTTATCGGTCGCTTCGATCCGCGCTCGAACGCTCGCACCGGCCATACCATCGAAGTGGTCTTCGACATGGAGAAGATGCACATCTTCGACCGCGAAACCGAGAAGGCGTTGACATAA
- a CDS encoding Bpu10I family restriction endonuclease yields MNEYRLFLDLDIVFDSENDFLYRQKGQLKLDNTVIEEFLPVLVSIAFPDFPDTLDLGMKSCFGAIYFTSTAGIISTSPKARIRTKDHDFTISRQMYLKASFDPRYAQGVDQLEVNLAYLCAECKTNLDKTMFQEACATAHDVKTVVPGAKYLIICEWLDMIPVSTAGTDVDEVLILRKARRLGAQTRSLFASYAGRVAGRELYARYLNDNPFAVDVFERFLTHVRLLLEDRSPDERDVLERGWF; encoded by the coding sequence TTGAATGAATATCGGTTATTTCTTGATCTCGATATTGTATTTGATAGCGAAAATGACTTTTTGTACCGACAAAAAGGTCAGCTTAAGCTTGACAACACTGTTATTGAAGAGTTTTTGCCGGTTTTGGTATCGATAGCGTTTCCTGATTTTCCAGATACTCTCGATCTGGGAATGAAATCGTGCTTTGGCGCAATATATTTTACATCGACCGCAGGAATAATAAGCACATCACCCAAAGCAAGAATACGAACGAAGGATCATGACTTTACTATTTCCAGGCAAATGTACCTGAAAGCATCATTCGATCCTCGCTACGCTCAGGGGGTTGATCAACTTGAGGTGAACCTTGCTTATCTCTGTGCTGAATGTAAGACAAATCTGGATAAAACAATGTTTCAAGAAGCCTGTGCCACAGCGCATGATGTCAAAACGGTGGTTCCAGGCGCAAAATACCTGATCATTTGTGAATGGCTTGACATGATCCCGGTAAGTACAGCGGGTACAGACGTTGATGAAGTTCTTATTCTCCGTAAAGCCAGACGTTTGGGAGCGCAGACTCGTAGTCTCTTTGCGTCATATGCAGGACGTGTAGCCGGACGGGAGTTGTATGCCAGGTATCTCAACGATAATCCCTTCGCTGTGGATGTGTTCGAGCGATTTTTGACACATGTGAGGTTGCTCCTTGAAGACCGCAGTCCCGATGAACGTGATGTGCTTGAGCGCGGATGGTTTTAA
- a CDS encoding DNA methyltransferase: MKTPIAYHPQRREVLPFDAPLPQEVLNIATRSRKNLLPWRGQFSPQLVEVLLQSYAPQGGTVLDPCMGSGTVLYEAAHLGSPVYGIDVNPAAYVLARLYECCTLPVAERYNLVRNAEDLLARAHPNAFVMPLFRHPTHQQMHSFDWVRTIPDVQIRILLDALVVMLNGDASDENALHQAWTSVRRIILNLPYSKTPIKALFGDARRIDLPDESVDFVLSSPPYLNVFNYHHNARTGIEVLGWNPLVAGQSEIGANRKFRQNRFLTVVQYCIDIALMLAEICRVGRRAARIILVLGRESRVQKTPFANGYIVEQIAVRALGMHIHLKQERFFSNRFGQRIYEDILHLTPPSDRKLPSQDLLIQQARSIAGEVLNEALERTPADRRIFLADAINRLSEILPSPVLDPTRIREVPL; the protein is encoded by the coding sequence ATGAAGACACCGATAGCATACCATCCACAACGGAGAGAGGTCCTGCCGTTCGATGCGCCACTCCCGCAAGAGGTTTTGAATATTGCTACCAGATCGCGAAAAAACCTTCTACCATGGCGTGGTCAGTTCTCCCCCCAACTCGTGGAGGTACTGTTGCAGTCATACGCTCCCCAGGGTGGAACGGTTCTCGATCCCTGCATGGGAAGTGGAACTGTGTTGTACGAAGCTGCTCATCTAGGGTCACCCGTTTACGGTATTGACGTTAATCCTGCGGCTTACGTACTTGCCCGGCTTTACGAGTGCTGCACACTGCCGGTGGCTGAACGATATAATCTTGTGCGTAACGCAGAAGACCTGCTCGCACGGGCGCATCCGAACGCTTTTGTGATGCCGTTGTTCAGACACCCTACTCATCAACAGATGCATAGTTTCGATTGGGTGCGGACAATTCCAGATGTTCAGATAAGAATTCTGCTCGACGCTCTTGTTGTCATGCTCAATGGGGATGCATCTGATGAGAATGCACTTCACCAGGCATGGACATCGGTCCGTCGCATTATTCTGAACCTACCTTACAGTAAGACGCCGATCAAAGCGCTATTTGGCGACGCTCGCCGAATAGACCTTCCCGACGAATCGGTTGATTTCGTACTCTCTTCGCCGCCCTACTTGAACGTGTTCAATTATCACCACAACGCCCGGACCGGTATCGAGGTACTCGGTTGGAATCCATTGGTTGCTGGACAATCAGAAATCGGTGCCAATCGGAAATTCAGGCAAAATCGTTTTTTAACGGTCGTCCAGTATTGTATTGATATAGCGCTCATGCTTGCCGAGATATGCCGTGTGGGCAGGAGAGCTGCTCGCATTATTCTTGTCCTCGGACGGGAGTCACGTGTGCAAAAGACCCCCTTTGCTAACGGTTACATTGTCGAGCAGATTGCGGTTCGTGCACTGGGCATGCATATCCATTTGAAGCAGGAACGTTTTTTCAGTAACAGATTTGGGCAACGAATCTATGAAGATATTCTCCATCTCACCCCGCCTTCGGATCGGAAACTACCCTCGCAAGACCTGCTCATCCAACAGGCACGTTCCATTGCCGGTGAGGTTCTGAATGAAGCGCTTGAGCGTACTCCCGCTGACCGGAGGATATTTCTCGCTGATGCAATAAACCGCCTTTCTGAGATACTTCCATCACCAGTGTTGGATCCAACGAGAATCAGAGAAGTACCGTTATGA
- the argC gene encoding N-acetyl-gamma-glutamyl-phosphate reductase, whose amino-acid sequence MARVGIYGATGYTGIELIKLLSRHPEVEIGFATARSAAGQRLSEVFPILSDLRLTAVEEVDPATVDLVFTCLPHNTPDLIPIVQRALAAGARVVDFSDTFRISDPQVYAARRGKEHPAPELLAQAVYGLPELHRERIRQARLVANTGCYPLTAILPLVPLVRADLLADSTVIVDSKSGVSGAGRSLSLKTHFGETHETFSAYNVGRVHRHLAEMEQETGLHIIFAPHLLPVFRGILSTIYVNLKPGVDEATLAAVYADAYAAEPFVHVLPGGRLPELRHVQHTNHVVIGYQMVEPGRAILVAVIDNLVKGAAGQAVQNMNLLLGFAETVGLMG is encoded by the coding sequence ATGGCCCGTGTCGGTATCTATGGCGCAACCGGGTACACCGGGATTGAGCTGATCAAACTGCTCTCCCGCCACCCGGAGGTTGAGATAGGCTTTGCAACCGCTCGCTCTGCTGCCGGGCAGCGCCTGAGCGAGGTCTTTCCGATCCTGAGCGATCTGCGATTGACCGCGGTGGAGGAGGTCGATCCGGCGACGGTTGATCTCGTCTTTACCTGTCTCCCCCACAACACCCCCGATTTGATTCCCATCGTGCAACGAGCGCTGGCTGCGGGTGCCAGAGTGGTCGATTTCTCCGACACCTTTCGCATCAGTGATCCGCAGGTCTACGCTGCGCGGCGCGGAAAGGAACATCCGGCACCGGAGTTGCTCGCCCAGGCCGTGTATGGATTGCCTGAGCTGCATCGCGAGCGAATCCGGCAAGCGCGGTTGGTTGCCAATACCGGCTGTTACCCATTGACCGCCATTCTGCCGCTGGTGCCACTGGTGCGCGCCGATCTGCTCGCCGACTCGACGGTGATTGTTGATAGTAAGTCAGGCGTCTCTGGCGCCGGTCGCTCGCTGTCGCTCAAGACCCACTTCGGCGAAACCCACGAAACGTTCAGTGCCTACAATGTTGGGCGTGTCCATCGCCATCTGGCCGAAATGGAGCAGGAGACCGGCCTGCATATCATCTTCGCCCCCCATCTCCTGCCGGTCTTCCGTGGCATCCTTTCGACAATTTATGTCAACTTAAAGCCGGGGGTTGACGAGGCAACGCTGGCCGCAGTCTATGCCGATGCCTATGCGGCTGAGCCTTTCGTCCATGTCTTGCCGGGCGGACGGTTGCCGGAGCTGCGCCACGTGCAACACACGAATCACGTGGTGATCGGTTATCAGATGGTTGAGCCAGGGCGGGCGATTCTGGTGGCTGTGATCGATAATCTGGTGAAGGGGGCCGCCGGTCAGGCAGTGCAGAATATGAATTTGCTGCTGGGGTTTGCTGAGACGGTGGGGTTGATGGGGTAG